Proteins from one methanogenic archaeon mixed culture ISO4-G1 genomic window:
- a CDS encoding type I restriction-modification system S subunit HsdS gives MLRAIGSICTKIGSGITPSGGEQSYIDSGVSLIRSQNVLDLSFNYDGLAHIDDDTADMMQNVEVLPGDILLNITGDSVARVCMVPEDVLPARVNQHVMILRTNDEVISGFLLAYLFVNKELLLSLASAGSSRKALTKEMISSIELDILPIKQQKIISDFLIVFNKEIELITQINDNLLAVLRTAVDKYFCYLPEDMPDNWRRVMLPELASIIPGYSYKGNELVEYSEDALVTIKNFERNGGFKIEGYKDLEISPRVKDSQFVDLFDILIAHTDLTQGAEIIGNAEIILSKGKYNKLVASMDLVKIQPNGNVGRYLLAALLSGYNFKGHCLGYVNGTTVLHLGKDATKEYAIALPSNQETLHGYDLFCKVIYHTISENMVEIEKLTELRDCLLPKLMSGEVDVSTIDLPTKYSFSTANTQHEQDNQRGFEDKTDRKNR, from the coding sequence ATGTTGAGGGCGATTGGTAGTATCTGTACAAAGATTGGTAGCGGTATCACTCCTTCAGGTGGTGAGCAATCCTATATAGATTCGGGTGTTTCTCTAATTAGAAGTCAGAACGTCCTCGATCTTTCATTCAATTATGACGGATTAGCTCATATCGATGATGATACCGCTGATATGATGCAGAATGTTGAGGTACTGCCAGGCGATATTCTTCTTAACATTACAGGTGATTCAGTCGCCAGAGTATGTATGGTTCCCGAAGATGTTCTTCCTGCGAGAGTCAATCAGCATGTAATGATTCTTAGGACGAATGATGAAGTTATTTCCGGCTTTTTGCTTGCGTATTTGTTTGTTAATAAAGAGTTATTATTGTCTCTCGCTTCTGCTGGTTCAAGTAGGAAAGCTTTGACCAAAGAGATGATTTCGTCTATTGAATTGGATATTCTGCCTATAAAACAGCAAAAAATTATCTCTGATTTTCTAATAGTTTTTAACAAAGAGATTGAACTCATCACTCAAATAAATGATAATTTACTAGCTGTTCTCCGCACTGCTGTTGATAAGTATTTCTGTTACCTACCTGAAGATATGCCAGATAACTGGAGGAGGGTTATGCTGCCAGAACTTGCCTCAATAATTCCGGGATATTCATACAAAGGAAACGAGTTGGTTGAGTATTCCGAAGATGCTCTAGTCACGATCAAAAACTTTGAGCGCAACGGGGGCTTCAAAATTGAGGGGTACAAAGATTTAGAAATCTCTCCTCGTGTTAAAGACAGTCAATTTGTTGATTTATTTGACATACTGATCGCACATACTGATCTAACACAAGGGGCGGAGATAATTGGAAATGCAGAGATTATTTTGAGCAAAGGAAAGTACAACAAACTTGTTGCCTCGATGGATCTTGTCAAGATTCAACCGAATGGTAATGTAGGTCGTTACTTACTGGCTGCCCTTCTTTCTGGATACAATTTCAAAGGACACTGTCTGGGATATGTAAATGGTACAACAGTTCTTCATCTAGGGAAAGATGCTACTAAAGAATATGCAATAGCGCTTCCAAGTAACCAAGAAACCCTTCATGGATACGATTTATTCTGTAAAGTCATCTATCACACTATCTCTGAGAATATGGTCGAAATTGAAAAACTAACTGAATTGAGAGATTGTCTATTACCTAAACTCATGTCAGGAGAGGTTGATGTTTCGACCATAGATTTACCAACTAAATATTCATTTTCTACGGCCAATACACAGCATGAACAAGACAATCAAAGAGGATTTGAAGACAAGACTGACCGGAAAAATCGATGA
- a CDS encoding type I restriction-modification system S subunit HsdS: MPPETIGLLEISTVTTGSSNTIDALNEGLYPFFDRSQVVKRSNKFLFDTEAVIVPGEGMDFIPRFVSGKFDLHQRAYAVIPKENIDGRYLYYAIMHKRRHFSQVATGSTVKSLRLKSFELMEIPFFDKVSQLKISKILSSFDYEIDKLRCINDNLDNQMKLLFRRMFSPSAVEQYGKLGDFCDVQKGLSYKGSGLSDDDGALLINLGNITPGGGFRKDKNKFYTGEYKEKNVVKPGDLIIANTDMTYDRIILGSPILVPDYPGVILFTHHLFAFRDVKLPVSFLYYYLRTDDFHGMCESSANGTTVLAITRDDVLDADIPLPTQSDLSLFDRAASKCLQLIATNEREISRLSALRDNLLPRLMSGEVDVSSLDIPTKYSFVGPLGYKLLVCVLDVLLVHHCIMKSRINPDMAKDLLDLLYRHTLIDCSGCHGPSEFMRMYVLNRSDRFQILQHRLHTVDADPSDRIMECDEQSRIVIGPLPEILLKMELCSGIKIHLALAFPLTEYDTLSLVEIDIRSVQSY, translated from the coding sequence TTGCCTCCTGAAACCATTGGCCTCTTAGAAATTTCAACGGTGACAACGGGGTCTTCAAATACTATTGATGCACTGAATGAGGGATTATATCCATTCTTTGATAGATCACAAGTCGTTAAACGCAGCAACAAGTTTTTGTTCGATACAGAAGCAGTTATAGTTCCAGGAGAAGGGATGGATTTCATCCCTCGTTTTGTTTCTGGAAAATTCGATCTTCATCAACGCGCTTATGCTGTGATTCCGAAAGAAAACATTGATGGAAGATATCTTTATTATGCAATAATGCATAAAAGAAGACATTTTTCACAAGTTGCCACCGGGAGTACAGTGAAATCACTTCGTTTGAAATCATTCGAATTGATGGAAATACCGTTTTTTGATAAGGTATCGCAATTGAAGATATCCAAAATATTATCATCTTTCGATTATGAAATTGATAAACTCAGATGTATAAATGATAATTTAGACAATCAAATGAAGTTGCTCTTTAGGCGCATGTTTTCTCCATCTGCAGTAGAACAGTATGGCAAATTGGGAGACTTCTGTGATGTTCAAAAAGGATTGTCTTACAAAGGGTCTGGTCTTTCTGATGATGACGGGGCATTGTTGATAAATTTAGGTAATATAACCCCTGGTGGAGGTTTTAGAAAAGACAAGAATAAGTTCTATACTGGCGAATACAAAGAAAAGAATGTGGTTAAACCAGGCGATTTAATCATCGCCAATACAGATATGACGTATGATCGCATCATTCTCGGTAGCCCGATTCTGGTTCCAGATTATCCAGGCGTAATTCTTTTTACACATCATCTGTTCGCTTTCAGAGATGTAAAGCTACCTGTGTCATTCCTTTATTACTACCTCAGGACCGATGATTTCCACGGTATGTGTGAATCGTCAGCCAATGGTACAACTGTGTTGGCCATAACCAGAGATGACGTGCTAGATGCAGACATCCCATTGCCTACGCAGTCCGATCTTTCACTATTTGACAGGGCGGCATCTAAGTGTTTACAATTAATAGCTACTAATGAAAGAGAAATCAGTCGTTTGTCAGCGTTGAGGGATAATCTTCTTCCTAGATTGATGTCAGGAGAGGTCGATGTTTCCTCTCTTGATATACCAACTAAATATTCATTTGTTGGGCCATTAGGCTACAAACTTCTTGTGTGCGTTCTTGACGTTCTCCTGGTTCACCATTGCATAATGAAGAGTCGTATCAATCCGGACATGGCCAAGGATCTTCTGGACCTGCTCTATAGGCATACCCTTATCGATTGCTCTGGTTGCCATGGTCCTTCTGAATTTATGAGGATGTATGTTCTCAATCGAAGTGATAGATTCCAGATTCTTCAACATCGTCTCCACACCGTTGATGCTGATCCTTCTGATCGGATTATGGAGTGTGACGAACAAAGCAGGATTGTCATCGGACCGCTGCCTGAGATACTCTTGAAGATGGAGCTTTGTTCTGGCATCAAAATACACCTTGCGCTCGCTTTCCCCCTTACCGAATACGATACACTCTCTCTCGTTGAAATCGATATCCGATCTGTTCAGTCTTACTAA
- a CDS encoding signal peptidase I, protein MLIISPIAVIVQMNEGSLDLRDRELFLIATDSMDGDPLPYDIPTLPERSLAMVRHCDASDLAVGDVVAYRTVMAGAPVFHRVISMEEDRLVVKGDNVGMSETIPAGNVIGKVTGYSLPSGMVLAVMKSPAPLFFLAVLALYGLLKKQGGIDEDQVGLGGDSGDDAGSCYRWGWLRV, encoded by the coding sequence GTGCTCATAATTAGTCCCATAGCCGTCATCGTGCAGATGAACGAGGGTTCCTTGGACCTCAGGGACAGGGAGCTGTTCCTGATCGCCACGGATTCCATGGACGGAGACCCCCTTCCGTATGACATTCCTACGCTGCCGGAGAGGAGCCTCGCGATGGTCCGCCACTGCGACGCTTCGGATCTTGCAGTGGGGGATGTCGTCGCGTACAGGACAGTCATGGCGGGGGCGCCGGTGTTCCACCGCGTCATATCGATGGAAGAGGACAGGCTGGTGGTCAAGGGGGACAATGTGGGGATGTCGGAGACGATACCCGCGGGCAACGTGATCGGGAAGGTCACGGGATACTCCCTCCCTTCGGGGATGGTCCTGGCCGTGATGAAATCGCCCGCACCGCTGTTCTTCCTGGCGGTGCTGGCACTGTACGGGTTATTGAAGAAGCAGGGTGGTATCGATGAGGATCAGGTTGGTCTCGGTGGCGATAGTGGCGATGATGCTGGTAGCTGCTATCGTTGGGGTTGGTTACGCGTATAA
- a CDS encoding HIRAN domain-containing protein produces the protein MEEEQPKGLEIEIQPLKPISLLVTRVAGVMYRDDPWFATDGLYHHCPLELRREPENDYDPFAVMVMRGDEMIGYIPRERNIVIANLMDAGRELRCRVCAMDRDDYSIDLWIEVLMDRIEPKDLIDGKMKLTVI, from the coding sequence ATGGAGGAAGAACAGCCCAAGGGCCTCGAGATCGAGATACAGCCGCTCAAGCCGATATCCCTGCTGGTCACCCGCGTCGCGGGCGTGATGTACAGGGACGACCCGTGGTTCGCGACGGACGGGCTGTACCACCACTGCCCGCTGGAACTGAGAAGGGAGCCGGAGAACGATTACGACCCGTTCGCCGTCATGGTCATGAGGGGGGACGAGATGATCGGCTACATACCGCGCGAGAGGAACATAGTCATAGCGAACCTCATGGACGCGGGAAGGGAACTGAGGTGTAGGGTGTGCGCCATGGACCGCGATGATTATTCGATAGACCTGTGGATAGAGGTCCTGATGGACCGCATCGAACCGAAGGACCTGATCGATGGGAAAATGAAGCTGACGGTCATCTGA
- a CDS encoding radical SAM domain-containing protein — translation MADIVYRYGSRYYINMTNRCPCRCTFCVRDSGPSLGSAENLWLDKEPTVKEVEDALSSLDLSGTDEIVFCGYGEPTERFDDLKEIARFIRNVLHKRIRVDTNGLGNLINGRDIIPEMAEVVDSVSISLNASTAEEYLEVTRSRFGMESYQAVLDFIAGCRKLIDGVTVSIVGGSIPQASEDECASIAKRMNVAFRVR, via the coding sequence ATGGCCGATATCGTCTACCGCTACGGATCACGCTACTACATCAACATGACCAACAGGTGCCCCTGCAGGTGCACCTTCTGCGTCAGGGACTCCGGTCCGTCGTTGGGAAGTGCGGAGAACCTCTGGCTGGACAAAGAACCCACCGTAAAGGAGGTGGAGGATGCGCTCTCCTCCCTGGACCTCTCCGGTACCGACGAGATCGTGTTCTGCGGTTACGGGGAACCCACGGAGAGGTTCGACGACCTGAAGGAGATAGCAAGGTTCATCAGGAATGTCCTCCACAAGAGGATCAGGGTCGATACCAACGGATTGGGGAACCTGATCAACGGCAGGGACATCATCCCGGAGATGGCGGAGGTCGTGGATTCAGTCTCGATAAGTCTCAACGCAAGCACCGCCGAGGAGTATCTCGAGGTCACCCGCAGCAGGTTCGGGATGGAATCTTACCAGGCGGTATTGGATTTCATAGCGGGATGCAGGAAGCTCATCGACGGGGTGACCGTGTCCATCGTGGGCGGATCCATCCCCCAGGCGTCTGAGGACGAATGTGCCAGCATCGCCAAGAGGATGAACGTAGCCTTCAGGGTCAGATGA